The following are encoded together in the Cyanobacterium aponinum PCC 10605 genome:
- a CDS encoding type II toxin-antitoxin system RelE/ParE family toxin translates to MAYRVVWSPKAVEDVEAIAAYIARDSPSYAAAVVQKVIEITDELTQDATKGRLIPEIEESKVMEQFAYSYRLLYRIEGETVTVAALIHGKRLLYLTD, encoded by the coding sequence ATGGCTTATCGAGTAGTTTGGTCTCCTAAAGCAGTAGAAGATGTAGAGGCGATCGCAGCTTATATTGCAAGGGATTCACCGTCTTATGCGGCGGCAGTAGTACAAAAAGTAATTGAAATAACCGATGAATTAACCCAAGATGCCACTAAAGGCAGACTAATTCCAGAAATTGAGGAATCAAAAGTAATGGAACAATTTGCTTATAGCTATCGTTTATTGTATCGCATTGAAGGAGAAACAGTAACCGTAGCCGCCCTGATTCACGGCA